The genomic interval ACATGcagcaaaaatatttattgttataaaaaagtattgtacCGCAACATGTAAAATTTGAACATATGCTCGAgtacaacaaacaaatacagGGAGAAGCCCAGTTTTATAATATCAACGAAATATCTTTTAAGAAGATCATGGTTGACCCCATCGTTGAACGCGATTAATGTTAACGGTACGTTCAAACAATGAAGCGTAAAAACTGAACAACGGACTGTTTATAATTTGCTTTAATGTAAATCATGATTTGTTTCCCATTAAAACAAGGGCGAAACATAATCATGATAAGGAATCAGGATTTTTACTGTTTCAGACTAACCGTTCgttcaaacattattaaatctGAGAAGCCAGCAATACATAAACCCTATAGGCAGGATGTTCCTTAGAAATTCTTCATCGAAATAATCGtacattaaaaaatacttaaacatcttttataCCTTTAAGACGAAACACAAGTTTAACTCTCGTAGAAATAACGCTTTTAAAGCATGACCACTAAATTAACTAGTTATCAttttacaacaacattttagtttaaagtatataatatattttaccagCAACATTACCATATAGTTTAAATCGTATAACTTACGTTACGTTTAGTATGGCTACACTTTGGAACCCTATGGTTGTTTTGTATAACTGGGTAAGCTGAAAAATAATGTCATGATATTTTCATGGAAATTTTATTAACGAGgcacaaaatcatattttctcCCTTTTATGTAAAACTCTTTGAATTTAGTTGTTGTCctaaatttacaaataacttAATTTCTAATAATGGCtaaatacaacattatttctAAAGTGGCAATTTCTTCAACAATAAGTGACATTATTATCAACAACCTTAAAAATTTGTGAATGGGACTTACTTACCTTTATTTTGAATTGATGTTCGTATTCTCCCTTCAACGATTTATTAAACACACCTTCTTTTAACGAAAGTTGCAGTGGGATAGAGACAGTTGTACTACCTGCAAAGCATTGGAATTGAAGTGAGCattttgttttggtaatgtttATATCAATTGAATTGCCGTTCATGCAGATGCagatgttttgatattattttaaagagaaaaaagaTCAAATATGCTACTTTTGAATGGCATTTGCGCatgacaaaaaagtaaaataaaaaattacttATGTTTAATCAAAACCAGTATCAATTAACTTTCGATATGACaaaaaaaagggaaaaacaTATGTAATATTACCAATATCAAAGATAGACGATGCATTTTGAGAGCAATCACAATTTCCATTTCTCCAAAACCCCGAAAATTGGCCATCGACTGCACTTCGTTTATATCTTCCGCTGAATCTTGTTGCTGTAGATGTAGGTGTAGTTGGTGCCGAAGTAGTATTGCTAGTGTTTGTACTTGTAAGTATTGAGTTAGGTGTAGCTGGTGCCGAAGTAGCATTGCTAGCGTTTGTACTAGTAAGTGTTGACGTAGGTGTAGCTGGTGCCGAAGTAGTATTGCTAGCGTTTGTACTAGTAAGTGTTGACGTAGGTGTAGCTGGTGCCGAAGTAGCATTGCTAGCGTTTGTACTAGTAAGTGCCGATATAGGTGTAGCTGGTGCCGAAGTAGTAATGCTAGCGTTTGTACTTGTAAGTGTTGACGTGGGTGTAGCTGGTGCCGAAGTAGCATTGCTAGCGTTTGTACTAGTAAGTGCCGATATAGGTGTAGCTGGTGCCGAAGTAGTATTGCTAGCGTTTGTACTTGTAAGTGTTGACGTAGGTGTAGCTGGTGCCGAAGTAGTATTGCTAGCGTTTGTACTTGTAAATGTTGACGTAGGTGTAGCTGGTGCCGAAGTAGTATTGCTAGCGTTTGTACTTGTAAGTGTTGACGTAGGTGTAGCTGGTGCCGAAGTAGTATTGCTAGCGTTTGTACTTGTAAGTGTTGACGTAGGTGTAGTTGGTGCCGAAGTAGTATTGCTAGCGTTTGTACTAGTAAGTGTTGACGTAGGTGTAGCTGGTGCCGAAGTAGTATTGCTAGCGTTTGTACTAGTAAGTGCCGATATAGGTGTAGTTGGTACAGAAGTTGTATTGCTAGCGTTCGAACTTGTAAGTGTTGATTTAGGTGTAGCTGGTGCCGAAGTAGTATTGCTAGCGTTTGTACTTGTAAGTGTTGACGTAGGTGTAGCTGGTGCCGAAGTAGTATTGCTAGCGTTTGTACTTGTAAGTGTTGACGTAGGTGTAGCTGGTGCCGAAGTAGTATTGCTAGCGTTTTTACTTGTAAGTGTTGACGTAGGTGTAGCTGGTGCCGAAGTAGTATTGCTAGCGTTTTTACTTGTAAGTGTTGACGTAGGTGTAGCTGGTACCGAAGTAGTATTGCTAGCGTTTGTACTAGTAAGTGTTGACGTAGGTGTAGCTGGTGCCGAAGTAGTATTGCTAGCGTTTGTACTTGTCGGTGTTGACGTAGGTGTAGCTGGTGCCGAAGTAGTATTGCTAGCGTTTGTACTTGTAAGTGTTGACGTAGGTGTAGCTGGTGCCGAAGTAGTATTGCTAGCGTTTGTACTTGTAAGTGTTGATGAAGGTGTAGCTGGTGCCGAAGTAGTATTGCTAGCGTTTGTACTTGTAAGTGTTGTCGTAGGTGTAGTTGGTGCCGAAGTAGTATTGCTAGCGTTTGTACTTGTAAGTGTTGACGTAGGTGTAGCTGGTGCCGAAGTAGTATTGCTAGCGTTTGTACTTGTAAGTGTTGACGTAGGTGTAGCTGGTGCCGAAGTAGTATTTCTAGCGTTTGTACTTGTAAGTGTTGACGTAGGTGTAGTTGATGCCGAAGTAGTATTGCTAGCGTTTGTACTAGTAAGTGTTGACGTAGGTGTAGCTGGTGCCGAAGTAGTATTGCTAGCGTTTGAACTAGTAAGTGCTGATTTAGGTGTAGTTGGTACAGAAGTAGTATTGCTAGCGTTTGTATTTGTAAGTGTTGATTTAGGTGTAGCTGGTGCCGAAGTAGTATTGCTAGCGTTTGTACTTGTAAGTGTTGATTTAGGTGTAGCTGGTGCCGAAGTAGTATTGCTAGCGTTTGTACTTGTAAGTGCCGATTTAGGTGTAGCTGGTGCCGAAGTAGTATTGCTAGCGTTTGTACTTGTAAGTGTTGAC from Mya arenaria isolate MELC-2E11 chromosome 7, ASM2691426v1 carries:
- the LOC128240399 gene encoding uncharacterized protein LOC128240399, producing MSVFYNCFNKCIVIVLYGAHSGYSIQNGDVCSCVEIKTSPSRPQLTLTTTPKSTPSSNNGSKTTSVPSTSKSTPTRSNANKTSSAPTTPKSTLTSSNASKITSPLTTPTSTLTSTNASNTTSAPATPKSALTSTNASNTTSAPATPKSTLTSTNASNTTSAPATPKSTLTNTNASNTTSVPTTPKSALTSSNASNTTSAPATPTSTLTSTNASNTTSASTTPTSTLTSTNARNTTSAPATPTSTLTSTNASNTTSAPATPTSTLTSTNASNTTSAPTTPTTTLTSTNASNTTSAPATPSSTLTSTNASNTTSAPATPTSTLTSTNASNTTSAPATPTSTPTSTNASNTTSAPATPTSTLTSTNASNTTSVPATPTSTLTSKNASNTTSAPATPTSTLTSKNASNTTSAPATPTSTLTSTNASNTTSAPATPTSTLTSTNASNTTSAPATPKSTLTSSNASNTTSVPTTPISALTSTNASNTTSAPATPTSTLTSTNASNTTSAPTTPTSTLTSTNASNTTSAPATPTSTLTSTNASNTTSAPATPTYTHVNTYKYKR